The following coding sequences lie in one Candidatus Polarisedimenticolia bacterium genomic window:
- the der gene encoding ribosome biogenesis GTPase Der, whose product MRGRPSAREKTARDGAVVALVGAPNVGKSRLFNRLTGSHSIVHDRPGVTRDRIEAICEWNGRRFRLFDTGGLVPGDRDELTRGVERQVLKGVEEADLVVFVVDGRHGLTALDESLGKVLRESTRPILLAVNKVDAEGQEARTADFFKLGFADPIAISAEQGRGISHLLDRMLERLPPEIPAEELPAASPEAIRLAIVGRPNVGKSTLFNRLTGEERAVVSSVPGTTRDPVDAEFSHSGRLYKVVDTAGLRRKARAEGETVEVQSVERAFATIRAADIILAVLDATSPPAHQDLAVIGECLRLRRPLLVLLNKMDRVRREAVEAVVGQAIESLHFGRDVPVLPVSASQGSGLGKALSTLDRLAEECARKIPTSRLNEALEEAVRLRTPASKDKVPRLFYIAQTGGFPPSFVVFTNGARIEPAYGRFLARHLRKSLGLELAPIALKFRRRA is encoded by the coding sequence ATGCGCGGGAGGCCTTCTGCCAGGGAAAAAACGGCGCGCGACGGCGCCGTGGTGGCGCTCGTCGGGGCACCCAATGTAGGGAAGTCGCGCCTTTTCAATCGCCTCACAGGGAGCCACTCCATCGTCCATGATCGTCCGGGGGTGACGCGCGATCGGATCGAGGCGATCTGCGAATGGAACGGCCGCCGGTTCCGGCTCTTCGACACCGGAGGTCTGGTCCCAGGGGATCGGGACGAGCTCACCCGGGGCGTCGAGCGCCAAGTGCTGAAGGGAGTTGAAGAAGCCGATCTCGTGGTCTTCGTCGTAGACGGCCGGCATGGACTCACGGCGCTGGATGAGTCCCTGGGAAAGGTGCTGCGCGAGTCGACCCGTCCCATCCTTCTCGCCGTCAACAAGGTGGATGCCGAAGGACAGGAAGCGCGTACGGCCGACTTCTTCAAGCTCGGGTTCGCGGACCCGATTGCCATCTCAGCGGAGCAGGGACGGGGTATATCGCACCTTCTGGATCGCATGCTCGAGCGACTGCCTCCGGAGATTCCGGCCGAAGAGCTCCCTGCGGCATCGCCGGAGGCGATTCGGCTGGCCATAGTCGGCCGCCCAAATGTCGGGAAATCCACTCTTTTCAACCGTCTCACCGGAGAAGAGCGAGCGGTGGTCAGCAGTGTTCCGGGAACCACGCGGGACCCGGTGGACGCCGAGTTCTCCCATAGCGGGCGCCTTTACAAGGTCGTGGACACGGCAGGACTGCGCCGCAAGGCGCGGGCGGAAGGCGAGACGGTGGAGGTCCAGAGCGTGGAGCGCGCTTTTGCCACGATTCGCGCCGCCGACATCATCCTCGCGGTCCTGGATGCGACCTCGCCTCCCGCACATCAGGACCTGGCGGTGATCGGCGAGTGCCTGCGGTTGCGCCGCCCTCTACTCGTGCTCCTGAACAAGATGGATCGGGTGCGGCGCGAAGCGGTGGAGGCGGTCGTGGGGCAGGCGATCGAAAGCCTGCACTTCGGCCGTGATGTTCCCGTGCTGCCGGTTTCTGCCTCGCAGGGAAGCGGCCTCGGGAAGGCCCTTTCGACGCTGGACCGGCTGGCGGAAGAATGCGCTCGCAAGATCCCGACTTCCCGGCTGAATGAGGCCCTCGAGGAGGCGGTTCGCCTGCGCACTCCCGCTTCGAAGGACAAGGTGCCCCGTCTCTTTTACATCGCACAGACGGGAGGTTTCCCTCCCTCCTTCGTCGTGTTCACCAACGGGGCCCGGATTGAGCCCGCCTACGGCAGGTTCCTGGCCAGGCACCTGCGGAAGTCCCTGGGACTGGAGCTCGCCCCGATTGCCCTGAAATTCCGTCGCCGCGCTTGA
- a CDS encoding site-2 protease family protein, whose product MRWWLHVLLFALTAVSALIAGAIFHSREEFWKDPLLETILNPARWSAGAPYAASVLLILLAHELGHYFACRYYGIPASLPYFLPGPNLLGTFGAFIRIRGVIPSRKALFDVGVAGPIAGFVVALPFFIIGMARSEIVASSQAGDAPFLVGFPLLFQAAIPWFFPHAPAGMALNLSPLLSAAWVGMLATSLNLLPVGQLDGGHLCYALSRRLHAAMSRITLIGVILLGAVHKGWLLWAVALLMIGERHPPLLDEGEPLSRGRRIVALVALAIFLLSFMPIPLVLN is encoded by the coding sequence GTGCGGTGGTGGCTGCATGTCCTGCTCTTCGCCCTGACCGCCGTGAGCGCCCTCATCGCGGGAGCAATCTTCCACTCCCGAGAGGAATTCTGGAAGGATCCGTTGCTGGAGACGATCCTGAATCCGGCGCGCTGGAGTGCCGGGGCTCCTTATGCCGCGAGCGTTCTTCTGATCCTCCTGGCCCATGAGCTCGGTCACTATTTCGCGTGCCGGTACTACGGGATTCCGGCGAGCCTTCCCTACTTCCTTCCGGGTCCCAACCTGCTCGGCACGTTCGGCGCCTTCATACGCATCCGCGGGGTCATCCCTTCCCGCAAGGCGCTCTTCGACGTTGGCGTCGCCGGCCCCATCGCCGGCTTCGTGGTGGCACTTCCTTTCTTCATCATCGGAATGGCCCGGTCGGAGATCGTGGCCTCCTCCCAGGCCGGAGACGCTCCCTTCCTCGTCGGCTTTCCGCTTCTCTTCCAGGCGGCGATTCCCTGGTTCTTTCCCCACGCCCCCGCCGGAATGGCCTTGAATCTCAGCCCGCTTCTCTCGGCCGCCTGGGTGGGGATGCTCGCCACATCGCTGAATCTGCTTCCCGTCGGTCAGCTCGACGGCGGACATCTCTGTTACGCCCTTTCCCGGCGCCTGCACGCCGCCATGTCCCGCATCACCTTGATCGGCGTCATTCTCCTGGGAGCCGTGCACAAAGGCTGGCTCCTCTGGGCCGTCGCACTCCTGATGATCGGAGAGCGCCACCCTCCGTTGCTGGATGAAGGTGAGCCGCTGTCCCGGGGCAGGAGAATCGTCGCTCTGGTGGCCCTCGCCATCTTTCTGCTTTCCTTCATGCCGATCCCTCTGGTGCTCAACTAG
- a CDS encoding HU family DNA-binding protein: MIKTDIINNVAKAADITRIKAVIAVEAVLDAMKESMKRGERIELRGFGVFQVKPRKKGIGRNPRTGYEVRIPPGKTIRFKPGKNLRNLK; the protein is encoded by the coding sequence ATGATCAAGACCGATATCATCAACAACGTCGCAAAAGCCGCCGATATCACCCGCATCAAGGCAGTCATCGCGGTCGAGGCGGTCCTGGATGCCATGAAGGAATCGATGAAGCGCGGCGAGCGCATCGAGCTCCGCGGCTTTGGAGTGTTCCAGGTGAAGCCCCGAAAGAAGGGAATCGGCAGGAACCCCAGGACCGGCTACGAGGTCCGTATCCCCCCGGGAAAGACCATCCGTTTCAAGCCCGGCAAGAACCTGAGAAATCTGAAGTAA
- a CDS encoding DNA internalization-related competence protein ComEC/Rec2, with the protein MRRTSPPRFTFSFGTAVAFASGIAAARVILLPPPLFILGSAICIAAAWSLRRRALAGCRQPSLALAACVSLAIATGGAALASRTHRSYQQAPLLRLAEREPLDPARLTRVRGRVISDPVLHLDRLRFSFQVEEVAVPDGWLPCPGTVRISVRAPAPAFRPAYGSRWEMPLRLRQGKSFRNPGAFDYRLALEADGIHLLGNLKSSQLAEPLPGKGYDDPMVAIHRLRSRWKARLDASFQNPDGEESRRFLAAILLGEREGGEGRTESLFRRTGVYHIVSISGMHFALLLAMLRVLGRRLPWRRWTEPALLAGVGGFYVLLSGGADPILRCALAAGLQELGERFERKVSAWDAQSLAGVALMVVTPQHLFTPAFQLSFLATWGILALGGGATPAPAKLQWAARGIKASLGAWTASTPLMACWFLQISPVALLLNIIAAPFLTISMVLGGFLLVRPGAAGAAWMEALLAGFASCCSIALRIPGACLRVPSPSFPVTAALGALLLARLHCKTRKPEGKVLYGAVLASMVLMAWPPDPWLPPGRLSVMALDVGQGDAILVGLPGPKWVLVDAGGFAASDFDVGERVVLPALMSRGVRRLEAVVLTHAHQDHGGGLPAILEAFPPREIWLGGAPADAALVRRIEAQAGSLRITELHPAGGTMRCYGAACLEVLLSGAAMSRRGGKVANDDSLVLRVSLGDTAALLTGDVEAEGEQRLIPLLASRPVQLLKVAHHGSSSSTSEAFLEAASPRIAVISVGTGNPWGHPAPSVVDRLRRGSIGIHRTDREGAIEYETAGQGWSRRALAVPP; encoded by the coding sequence GTGCGCCGAACTTCTCCCCCTCGGTTCACCTTTTCCTTCGGCACGGCGGTTGCCTTTGCCTCCGGAATTGCCGCCGCCCGCGTAATCCTTCTTCCTCCCCCTCTGTTCATCCTCGGCTCAGCGATCTGCATCGCAGCCGCGTGGAGTCTGCGCCGTCGCGCCCTTGCGGGATGTCGCCAGCCTTCCCTGGCGCTCGCGGCATGCGTAAGCCTGGCCATCGCCACGGGAGGCGCCGCCCTGGCTTCGCGAACCCACCGGAGCTACCAGCAGGCGCCGCTGCTGCGGCTGGCCGAGCGGGAGCCGCTCGATCCGGCGCGCCTGACGCGGGTGCGGGGCCGGGTGATCTCCGACCCCGTCCTTCATCTCGATCGTCTCCGCTTCTCCTTCCAGGTTGAAGAGGTCGCCGTCCCGGATGGCTGGCTCCCTTGCCCTGGAACGGTGCGGATTTCGGTGCGCGCTCCGGCGCCGGCGTTTCGTCCGGCCTATGGATCGCGCTGGGAAATGCCGCTGCGCCTGCGCCAGGGAAAAAGCTTCCGCAACCCGGGCGCATTCGACTATCGGCTTGCTCTGGAAGCCGACGGAATCCATCTGTTGGGGAATCTCAAGAGCAGCCAGCTCGCCGAGCCCCTTCCGGGAAAGGGGTACGACGATCCGATGGTCGCGATCCACCGCCTGCGATCGCGCTGGAAGGCCCGCCTGGATGCCTCATTTCAGAATCCGGACGGGGAGGAGTCGCGCCGCTTCCTGGCGGCCATTCTGCTGGGAGAGAGAGAAGGGGGAGAGGGGCGCACCGAATCGCTGTTCCGAAGAACCGGCGTTTACCACATCGTATCGATCTCAGGGATGCACTTCGCTCTGCTCCTGGCGATGCTCCGCGTCCTGGGGAGGCGGCTGCCGTGGCGGCGATGGACGGAGCCGGCGCTGCTCGCCGGGGTCGGAGGGTTCTATGTGCTGCTTTCGGGAGGCGCGGATCCCATCCTTCGCTGCGCTCTGGCGGCGGGACTCCAGGAGCTGGGCGAGAGATTCGAGCGCAAGGTCTCGGCGTGGGACGCGCAATCGCTTGCGGGGGTGGCGTTGATGGTGGTCACCCCCCAGCACCTGTTCACCCCGGCCTTCCAGCTTTCTTTCCTGGCAACCTGGGGAATCCTGGCGCTCGGCGGCGGAGCCACACCGGCGCCTGCGAAGCTCCAATGGGCCGCGCGCGGCATCAAGGCTTCCCTGGGCGCCTGGACGGCGTCGACCCCTCTGATGGCTTGCTGGTTCCTGCAGATTTCCCCGGTCGCTTTGCTTCTCAATATCATCGCCGCGCCCTTCTTGACGATCTCCATGGTTCTGGGAGGGTTTCTCCTGGTCCGGCCCGGAGCCGCCGGGGCGGCGTGGATGGAGGCGCTGCTCGCTGGCTTCGCCTCCTGCTGCTCGATCGCGCTGCGGATTCCGGGTGCATGCCTGCGCGTCCCCTCGCCTTCCTTTCCGGTCACCGCGGCCCTGGGAGCCCTCCTCCTGGCGCGACTGCATTGCAAGACGAGGAAGCCCGAGGGAAAGGTCCTGTACGGTGCCGTGCTGGCGTCCATGGTCCTGATGGCGTGGCCTCCCGATCCGTGGCTGCCTCCGGGAAGGCTCAGCGTTATGGCGCTGGACGTCGGGCAGGGCGACGCGATCCTGGTGGGGCTGCCCGGTCCGAAATGGGTCCTGGTTGATGCCGGAGGCTTTGCGGCCAGCGATTTCGACGTCGGAGAACGGGTGGTCCTTCCGGCATTGATGTCGAGGGGTGTCCGGCGTCTGGAGGCGGTCGTCCTCACCCACGCCCATCAGGACCACGGGGGCGGCTTGCCTGCGATCCTGGAGGCCTTTCCGCCTCGCGAGATATGGCTGGGAGGCGCGCCTGCCGACGCCGCACTGGTGAGACGGATCGAGGCTCAGGCGGGAAGCTTGCGGATAACGGAGCTCCATCCCGCCGGCGGGACCATGCGCTGCTATGGCGCCGCCTGCCTCGAGGTGCTGCTTTCGGGCGCTGCGATGTCGCGCCGTGGGGGAAAGGTCGCCAACGACGATTCCCTGGTGCTGCGCGTCTCGCTCGGCGACACCGCCGCATTGCTGACGGGCGATGTCGAAGCCGAAGGAGAGCAAAGGCTCATTCCTTTGCTGGCTTCGCGACCGGTGCAGCTCCTGAAAGTGGCCCATCACGGCAGCTCTTCTTCCACCTCCGAAGCTTTTCTCGAAGCCGCCTCTCCCCGGATTGCCGTGATCTCGGTGGGGACGGGAAACCCCTGGGGCCATCCGGCGCCCAGCGTCGTCGATAGACTTCGCAGAGGGAGCATCGGCATTCATCGGACCGATCGGGAAGGAGCGATCGAATATGAGACGGCCGGGCAGGGCTGGAGCCGCCGGGCCCTGGCGGTGCCGCCGTGA
- a CDS encoding type III pantothenate kinase, translating to MLLAVDVGNTGTDLGVFRGEALEARWSLSTERGRTTDEFGVAIQSLFAARGLALSGIQGVAIACVVPPLDSVLEAVARKYLGVDPLFVAPGIKTGMPILVDNPNEVGADRIVNGVAAYARFQRASIVADFGTATTFDAVSARGEYLGGAIAPGVKVSAQSLFEATAKLPRIDLKRPDRAIGKSTIASMQSGIVFGYLGLVREILERMRAEMGGTPAVVATGGLTALLQPDLSRFVDAIDPDLTLTGLRILYERNR from the coding sequence CTGCTGCTGGCCGTGGACGTCGGGAACACCGGCACCGATCTCGGGGTGTTCCGCGGCGAGGCTCTGGAAGCCCGCTGGTCGCTGTCGACCGAAAGGGGGCGCACGACCGACGAATTCGGCGTCGCCATCCAGAGCCTGTTCGCGGCACGCGGCCTCGCCCTCAGCGGGATCCAGGGCGTGGCAATCGCCTGCGTCGTCCCGCCGCTCGACTCGGTGCTCGAGGCGGTCGCCCGCAAGTACCTGGGGGTTGATCCCCTGTTCGTGGCCCCCGGCATCAAGACCGGGATGCCGATCCTGGTGGACAATCCGAACGAGGTGGGGGCCGACCGAATCGTGAACGGCGTGGCGGCCTATGCGCGCTTCCAAAGGGCCTCCATCGTCGCCGATTTCGGCACCGCGACCACCTTCGACGCGGTCAGCGCGCGGGGAGAGTATCTGGGAGGCGCCATCGCGCCGGGGGTGAAGGTCTCGGCGCAATCGCTGTTCGAGGCTACCGCCAAGCTGCCGCGCATCGACTTGAAGCGCCCCGATCGGGCGATCGGCAAGAGCACGATCGCCAGCATGCAATCGGGAATCGTCTTCGGGTACCTGGGGCTGGTCCGCGAAATCCTGGAGCGCATGCGCGCGGAGATGGGCGGGACTCCCGCCGTGGTGGCCACCGGCGGCCTGACGGCGCTGCTGCAGCCGGATCTCTCGCGCTTCGTCGACGCCATCGATCCCGATCTCACGCTCACGGGGCTGCGCATCCTGTACGAGAGAAACCGGTGA